In the Vulpes lagopus strain Blue_001 chromosome 16, ASM1834538v1, whole genome shotgun sequence genome, one interval contains:
- the GPR183 gene encoding G-protein coupled receptor 183: MDNFTTPSAATQGSDCDLYAHYNTARILMPLHYSIVFIIGLIGNVLALVVIIQNRKKINSTTLYSTNLVISDILFTTALPTRIAYYALGFDWRIGEALCRITALVFYINTYAGVNFMTCLSIDRFFAVVHPLRYNKMKRIEHAKGICIFVWILVFAQTLPLLIKPMSKQEEERTTCMEYPNFEETKSLPWILLGACFIGYVLPLLIILVCYSQICCKLFKTAKQNPLTEKSGVNKKALNTIIFIIVVFVLCFTPYHVAIIQHMIKKLHFPDLLECSQRHSFQISLHFTVCLMNFNCCMDPFIYFFACKGYKRKVMKMLKRQVSVSISSAVRSAPEENSREMTETQTMIHSKSLNGK, from the coding sequence ATGGACAATTTTACTACACCCTCTGCAGCTACTCAGGGAAGTGACTGTGATCTCTATGCACACTACAACACAGCCAGGATACTAATGCCTCTGCATTACAGCATTGTCTTCATAATTGGGCTTATAGGAAACGTGCTAGCCTTGGTGGTTATtattcaaaacaggaaaaaaatcaattctaccACTCTATATTCAACAAATTTGGTGATTTCTGATATACTTTTTACCACTGCCTTGCCTACACGGATAGCCTACTATGCACTGGGCTTTGACTGGAGAATCGGCGAGGCCTTGTGTAGGATAACTGCTCTTGTGTTTTACATCAATACATACGCAGGTGTGAACTTCATGACCTGCTTGAGCATTGACCGGTTCTTTGCTGTGGTGCACCCTCTACGGTAcaacaagatgaaaagaattgaACATGCAAAAGGCATTTGCATATTTGTCTGGATTCTAGTATTTGCTCAAACACTCCCACTACTCATAAAACCTATGTcaaagcaggaggaagaaaggactACATGCATGGAATATCCAAactttgaagaaacaaaatctctCCCGTGGATTCTGCTTGGTGCATGTTTCATAGGATATGTGCTTCCTCTTCTAATCATTCTTGTCTGCTACTCTCAAATCTGTTGCAAACTCTTTAAAACTGCCAAACAAAACCCACTGACTGAGAAATCTGGTGTAAACAAAAAGGCTCTcaacacaattatttttataattgttgtgTTTGTTCTCTGTTTCACACCTTACCATGTTGCAATTATTCAACACATGATTAAGAAGCTTCATTTTCCTGATCTCCTGGAATGCAGCCAAAGACATTCATTCCAGATCTCTCTGCACTTTACAGTATGTCTGATGAACTTCAATTGCTGCATGGAcccttttatatatttctttgcatGTAAAGGGTACAAGAGAAAGGTTATGAAGATGCTGAAGCGTCAGGTCAGTGTGTCAATTTCCAGTGCTGTGAGGTCAGCCCCTGAAGAAAACTCACGTGAAATGACGGAAACTCAAACAATGATACATTCCAAgtctttaaatggaaaataa